TATGTGGTTTCTTATTATACATCCTACAATCACTTTCTTCTTATAAACATTTCTTAGCAATTAGCGTAGATCGACATGAGTTTCTTTCAACACATTTTAAGACATAATGTCATATATTAGATGATATATGTGCGTCAATAGAGCAAAGGATTCAGGTTTAGTCATCCTCTGCATTgcatttgattcagattactataaGATGATTTTTAATAGATATTTGGTCTTACACAAGTCACGTCGGAAATGATTTCCTGTAGATTCAGAGTAGTATTTTCACGAACCTATCACTGATACATTGCCTTTCGTGTTCATTCACATATGCTTAATACTTCTAAATAACGTACATCAAGAGAACCTAGGGTTCAGGTTTAGTGCATCCTCTGCATGTTATTCCGACCACTATAATATGAGTTTTTAATAGACATTTTGTTTTTATTGCTTTCTTATATCGTGTTGCGCCTTATCTAGTTGGAATAATCAACATAGATTTATACTTTTTGCCGTCTCATttagctcgagatcgactcgacATCTTACAAGCTGAGCATGAGTAATGTTCTATAGCTTGACCTTGACCTTCATTTAGTTTGAGTTGCCTCAAATTTCAATATGAGTTAAACTGATTTGATTTTATGCCTGCTTAATGTATTGCGTTTCTTCTTAAATTGACTCAAAATTTTATGTCTGGTTTACCTACACAAGGGCACAATGATGAATTTTATGGAGGATGTTCCTGGTACACGACATCCTTACTTCATAATCACCTATCTGAATGGTGTAGAACATCAATGCTTTGTTAATGCTAAGTAGCATGGTTGTTTTGTGTGTAGTAAAGAAAGTCTTTGTTCTCTTAACAAGGATGGAAAGTATAACGGCATACAAAAACCAACATGGACAACCCAGATCTGGTAAATTGTTTAGCATTTGCTATAATGCATAAAATCTTGGTGTGGGTTAAATAGCTAAACCTTCAAGACTACTAAATCTTTTACAGGAACTCCAGAACAATCTGACACTCCAGTGTCTGCTAATGACATGTGTTCCCTTGCTGAATGGCCATCCCATGCTCGCCGCAACCGTGCACTACTACAGGATGGTACTTTCTTTCGTTTACATTTGTGTCATCATTTCTTACAATCTAATACCGAGTAATACAATTTTTTTGTATGATTTGGGCTATAGAAGCTGGTGGATAGAAGAAGAAAGGCCGAGATGTTCTAAAAGGTTTTAAAGCATCTAAGAAGCGTTTTGCCAATGGATCTGCAAAGCTAAATATTACATTCTCTGAAAAATTGTGTGGTACAGTAGGAATGAACTATCGTTCGTTCAAGGACGACGTGGTCGTCATAATGAAAAGAAAGTTACCACTCACAGGAGTGAGGACGTGGTCGGACATTCACCCTACCATCCACCGACTCATTGTTGCAGATATGATAGTGCGTACAACCTTTTCCACATGTGTTATATTATTTTACCATCGATAATGCACTGCTTATGTATGTTTATTTGTTGTATGCTTTGCAGGATAGATGGGACCTGGAAGATACACCAGAAACAGAAGAAAAGATTCTCAAAATTGCGAAAGAGCGATATAGAGGCTGGCGATCAACTCCAAGCTCCACTTACAAGGCATACAAAACAGATGCAGCTAGATTGGCTAATCTGCCGGAAGATTTACAACCAGAAGAGTGGGAATGGATGATTGAGTACTTCGGCACTGATTCAAAATTTCAAGTTATCTATCTCTATGATCACTATTTGTCTACTATGTGTAAAGATGAAATGGCTAGTCTCATGTTATATTTGGTTTCAATGAATTGATAGGATCGCAGTCAAAAGAACGTCGATAACTATAAGAAACAGAAGACAAAACACAGAATCGGATCAAAATCTTACTCGCAAGTTAGTTTTGAGAAGGTATGAGTGCAAATAAATATGTATGCCTCGTTGCTAAATATGGTGTCATGTTTCAAGCATCTCATTGTTATATTACTTGAGGAGAAACTTGGAAACTGGGGAAGAGCCAGATTGTATTGCTCTGTGAGAACTCACCCACACGAACGATGGAACATGGTCTAACACAGATTTCCAGAAAGTTTACGTGAGTACATTGACTTTTGGTTATTCTATAGTTAGTCAATGATGTGCATTCGGCATGTTTCATCATCAGATGGGATTATTCATGCGTTGAACTGTGTTATTCTTGTTTCATCTTCTATAGTGTCAATATTGATGTCGCACCTATAATTTTTCCTTTCATTTTTAGGACAAAGCACTTGAATAGGTTAAAAACAAAGAAACTGAAACTGAAGGTCCACTTTCAAGTGAGCAGAAAAACAATATTTTTCAGACCGCATACAAAGACACTCTGGAATGCAAGTCATCGCAGCCTCGTGGTTACGGATACATGGCGAAAACTTCAACTGGTTCTGAAAGGTTTCGTATCCAGATTGAAGAGCAGGCTCGTGCTACAGCAGCCACCCAGGAGCGAAACTCTCAGCTCAGCCAGCAGGTCATAGAATTACAAGATCAACTACAAGTTGAACGTGCAAACATACAAGAGAGGATTAACTTGGAGCGTGCTGAAAGAGAACAACTTGAGGAGAGGTTAAAAGAAGAGCGTGCTGAAAGGGAAATATTGTTGCAAGAGAAGCGAACATCAAGACTGGAATTTGAAAAAACATGATGGCAAAGTTTGTAGAATTGAGCCAACAGATGGGAACCCAACAGGTGATTACACTAATACGCTTTTGACCTATTAAGATTTATGTTGTTTACTTGCGTTGCTAAAAGTGCACTTCTATTTATAGGTGCCTACGAAGAGGGTCGACAACAAATAAAATAGTAATCCAAACTTGCAAAATATTCTGTTACAGAGATCTAGTCCTAATAAGACATCAGGTTAAAGGCCAACTGCTATTTCTTCAAATGCGCTCATACAAGCTGCAGCAAGGAATTCTCAAATGTTTAAAGCAATGGTAAGTCAGAACCTTGCTTTCTCTTCATATTCACCTGCATTTTATAGGTCATTGGCCTTCATAATTAACTAGTTGCTTGTTCTCTTTTACCATGTGTTGTCGCTGCATCGAGTCACAACTTAAACAAAAAATGAATATGTGCTAGCTAGGTACATGAACTTTACTGAAACTATACATCGAGTCACAACTTAAATTAATAGCAAAAACTTTTATTATTGAGGATTCCAAGTACCAGCTCAAATTATGGTTTTCTTATTATGAAATTAATGTATGTCATCGCTCAGCAAACTCTGTTGCTCACGAGCTTGCTAGTCTTGGTAGGATGTACAAACCTAACCACTATGTGGAATGGGAGGCCGATGTACCAGCCTTTATGGCTGCATGTGCTTTGAGTGATTCAGCCCAACATCCTTAAGTTATAAAGTAATGTTTTTTCTCAAAAGAGAAGCTTTTAGTAGATGTACTAATGCTTATGCTTTATACATTTACACTTGTATAATTGTTCTGATCCCTCAATTACATGCTTGCTGGCACAGTATTAGTCTAGTTAGTTTGGCGATAGTTCTTTTTAACAATGGGGTTAGAATAATTGTATGGCGTATGTTATGTTCGACTCATTAACTAGAACCTTTTTTTATTTCTTGACTGCAGGATCCAAAGAACTAGCTGGACTGGACTCTAGATCACGAACATTTTAGTCTTCGCAGTTAATTAGGATGGCGAAATTACATTTGAGTTTCATTTGATGGATATTTGTAATGAGAATTATGAATTTACATATTATACGTATGGTTTTGAATATTGTAATTGAAAGCCTATATTTTTTTACGGTTTAATAGGCTATTACCACAACCCACTTTTGGTTGCCACATGCTAGCACCACTACAAATATATTGTTGCATCATATCTCAGTCGCTACGACTACCTATTTTGTTGCACTAGGATGTTGCAACGGAGCACTTTATATTGTTGCAATAGCTTGTTACCACAATTTTTTTTCACGATGCGATAACTGTTTCATCACCAAAGTAAGTTTTGTTGAAATAGAGTATCGCCACGGGAGGCTTAAATTGTCACAATAGTTTCTTGCTACAAAGATTTTACTTGTTGTGATACCTATTTATCACCACCAAAACAAGTATGTTGCAATTTACTGTTACAACGACTGGAATATTTGTTGCCATAAGTTAATGCCACAAGTGCAGTGGGTCGTGGCAACATGCCTAATGCGAGGAAAACAAGGATTTTTGCCATAGTTTATTGCCACAAGTGTGCTGGGTCATGGCAACATGCCTAATGCCACAAAAATAAGGATTGTGGCCATAGTTTATTGCCACAATTGACTATTGCCATGAAAGAGTATTGCACCACGAAACGGCCGTCGTTAGCTTAGGATGTTTCCACAAATGTCTATAGCTACAAGATATCAGTCGCCATGATTCGTTACATGTTGCATTAAAGTTATCTCCACGAATCAAATTGTGGCATTAGGTGAGTGTTGCCACGGGAAAACATGTGGCAACTTCCCGCATAGATGTTGCGATAGCATGCTTTATTGCCACAATTCCTTTGTCATGGTAATAATCTATTACCATGTGTCCAGTCGCAATGGCTGCCAACAAATGTCATTTTGTGGCAATAGGTACTTATCGCCACGAAACAACATGTATTGCAACAAACGTTTTTGTTGCAATAGACCCGGATCCTTGTAGTggtaataaggagtcacttccttgctgcgaccgtggacccagctgtcggcctctccacgtacagtccacgtccgatgaaagctattcctggaccacgttgaccatgccacgccgagagcactagggcagtggacgatggagaggcctaggaaggggacgacgcggagcttgggaagacgcggaagtggatgcccacgcgtagaggagtatgagggttcactggttcgctgtggtgtgaggctttcgtcgccacagaataacagggggcgtgGGTGAGTAGAGGCAAGGAAATCGGTCTATTGCAACGGAAATATTGCCACAAAATAATTTTCGTTGCAAAAATCTCATTCTATCACCACATTTTCATTTTTGTGGCGACTAGCATGTCATAATGCAACATTATTTTATTGTTGCAATAAGTGCCATGATCATTGCAAAAAGGCTAGCCTTATCGTGACGAACAAAAAATCGTTGCAAAAATCTAGGCTTATGGCAACAAAAAAAATAACGTTGCATTAAGTATTGCGATTACCACAATTTATATATCGTGGCAATATTTTTACTTCCCCCACTCCACACCGGTTGCCTTTGAACTTTGGCGGTAAAGAGACTTCTCGTTTCCAACCAAAATTTTTTAGTCGGTTGCTTTATTTCCCACGAAGAGACCTTCTTGTTCCCGACAGAAATTACTTTTCCCGCACGGATACGGTGAGGTGCTGCACAAACTCCTTATAACTGCTTTCAATCTGGATTAAACAGGACTATAATCTGATTTCACCCTATTAGGAAATCAGGTTTACTTCTTCCTCCGTCATGGCAGCTTCACGACGTTTGTAGACGAGATCGGCGACTTCGTGGCGTTGGTCGACGAGAAGATTCTTGTGCGTACATCGGTAATTCCTTTCTCTACCTCTCTCTTGTTCCCGTGATGGGGTGCCCCACTTGACCTTCTCCCTGCTAGTGGCCGTCGTCGCCTAATCTCCATCCCATCTACCTGGGGGCCATGACCCTCTCACCTGCACAAAGGGGAATTTTCACTGCTTCCAATTAAGATGGGGAGGGAGGGCCGTGCGCCGCAGGGACTGTGAGTAGCGCCGCTGCCTCTTGCGCACGTCGGAGGGAATAGGTTGATGGCCGCTACACCACAGCTAGCTGTGCCGGTGGGAGCAGCTCAGGGAAAACGGTTGCCTCGGCGCTGGGGCTTGCCGTGCGGCTCCGACAGGAGCAGCTTCAGGGCCGACGGTCGGCGGCACGCTGGAGGTCGCCTCCGGACCGGGGCTTGCCGCGCGGCACCGACCAGATCAACTTTAGGGCCAGCGATCACCAACGCACTGGGGCACGCCATGTCGCGTCGCCGGATGACCGCGACCTGTCGAAGGGCGGGATTGCCGCCGCTCCCATGGACAGCCCGTGGCGTGCTTTCCAGATCTACAACTATTCCGGTCTCATCTGCTCTGTTTTCCTCTCTTCTACTGTATGCCTCTGTTCCGTcaggtattttttttcttttattcgaAACTTGCAGCTACATCATACAACACAATCAGGCATCAACCTTTGAATGCACATATCAATTGTACGGTGATAAGCCACATGGTTGGACGAACTACAAGAATATATGCATGCCCATGGCATGTAGTTTTAAACATTCAGCCGTCAATCCCGCTTTAGCCTGAATCAGCTTTGCCTTTCAAAACTTTTTCCCAAGTACATCAAATGCAGGGACCATGTCATCATATAGCGCCTTGTGGCCTACAGCAAGAATAGCCAGTTGGCCAACTTCATCTGGCTTCTTGTTCCCTCAAACCGGAGCTTCAGCAAAAGCTCCGCCCTTTTATTTAACTGCCTCTTCTCTCTCTCGTCCCCTCTTCAGCAAACACACTCACACCTGCCGCTAGGGATACACACTTTTGCTCCTCCGGTGGGCAGCCGCAGGCTTCAGGTAAAATTGTTGATAGCCTGCTAGAGTGAAAGGTAAACAGGAATATGGATTTAACCCCGAAAAATAGTCTTCAAAGCTTTGATCAGGAAGTGGCACTGGATATGATCTAATTCCGATTGAGACCTTCACCCTATGCTCCCTAGTTAAATTTTCTCTTTCAGATATAGTAAATGTAGTTATCAAACAATTGTTTGATGCATGTGCCTATGCATTTAGTATTTTTTTGTCTAGTTTTTAGTTATGAGGCTTCGTTCCATTGTGTTCTTTGCATACCCAGCCTTGCTTTGGATTTCATAACATGCTTCCCATACAAAAATTTATTGAGTTATCTCGTCAGATTTGGGCTCACATAAAAGCTGATACATAATTCTTGTATGCAGCAAATGGTATTACATTGTATTATGGTTCACCTTTTACTCATCCTTAGAAAAATTGTATCCAGGAAAGGTCGAAGTCGGGATAAGGAAGAAGCCAGTTCTTTGTTGCGTCAAGGACGACCTGTGAGAAGGTTTGTTTCTATTATGTCAATATTCtcaaattttcatttttttattcaGTCTGAATGAAATAAGTTACTTTCAGTACACATATTTTCTCGTTTTGCTAATACCTATATGCATAGCGTTTAATGTTAAATTTGATAAGGTTTGTTTGGGTTATGTCAACATTCTCAAATTTTCATCTTTTTCTCAGTCTGAATGAAATAAGTTACATTCAGTACTGTGTTCTCTTGTTTTGCTAATACCTAATATGCATATGTTGTAATCCTATTCTATAAACAAATATAACTACTATGCCAAATTTCGTGTAGTACGAGTATCTATGAGGCTCAAAAGTTATCTGTATTATTTTGAGAAAAATAGCTCATGTCCTAAATGGACTACTATTCTGTTCTATTATACTACATACTATTTCCATATTTCAGATTCACTTTCCTGACAAGTGTGTAAATCCTTTATCTAATTTTCTAGTTTAAAATCAGCTAGATGGCTCGAGATAGGAGTCGGATGGATATGAATAGGGATTCCGCGGAGTGGCAGAGTGGCATTAAGGAATTTTTAGATTTGGCTTTTGACGGTAGTCCTGGAAGATCAACCGCTTTATGCCCATGTAGAAGATGTCTCAATGCTATTTACAAGGAAAGGGACGAAGTACACCTTGACCTGCTCATGAATGGGATGGATCCCAGTTATACTTGCTGTAAATACCATGGAGAGGATTCAGATGACGAaagtacggctgaaggatctgaaGGTGAAGGGGTGAGAGGTGATGACTTTGCAGTTCGTGATTTGCTCAACACTCTCATACGTAGCACCGAGCCAGAAAGTAGCAAAACTACAGGTGAAGGTACTAGTGAAGAGATGTTGCATGATGATGGTAATATCCCAGAAGGGTCTGCAGAAGGTAGAAGTAACGAAGAGGCAGGTGGATGTGCCAAGGCTTTCTTTGCTTTGTTGAAGGATGCTGAAAAGGAGTTGTACCCTGGTTGCAAGGAGCTCACAAAGCTTTCTTTCATTGTGAGACTCTACCAGATAAAGTGCTTGTTTGGGTTGAGCAACAGGGCATGTGAGGCAGTACTTCAATTGTTCATAGAAGCGCTTCCAAAAGGTcattgtattccaaattctctcgAGAAAGTTCAGAAGATAATCCGGGATCTTGGGCTTGACTACCAAAAGATACATGCTTGCATTAATGATTGTGTGCTATTCCGGAAAGAGTATGCTGACATGGATTACTGTTGGAAAGCTGCTGCCGCTGATGAATCAGATGTCGAGAGGACAAACCATAAAGGGAAGAAGCAAGTGGCCCGTAAAGTTCTAAGATATTTCCCACTCACTCCACGGCTACAACGTCTATTTATGACCGAGGCTACATCATCATATATGAGATGGCATAAGGACGACCGTGGGGATGATGGTATAATGCGGCACCCTGCAGATTCTTTGGCATGGAAGCATTTTGATAACATTTATTCTAAAGGATTCTCTTCGGATGCATGGAATGTAAGGCTTGGGTTTGCATCTGATGGGTTCAACCCATATGGGATAATGAATGTGTCATACTCTTGTTGGCCAATGATTCTAATTCCATAtaacttgcctccttggttgtgttTGAAACAACCATATTGGTTAATGTCGATGATAATTCCTGGAAAAAAGTCACCAGGAAATAACATCGATGTATACCTACAACCTTTGATAGATGAACTCAAAGATCTATGGTATGTTGGTGCCGACACATATGATGCCACAACGAAGAAGAAATTTCAGATGCATGCAACCCTCATGTGGACAATTAATGATTTCCCAGCTTATGCAATGCTATCTGGTTGGAGCACAAAAAGAAAACTAGCGTGCCCATATTGCCACATGCACACAGACCATTTATGGTTGAAATATGGGCGCAA
The Triticum dicoccoides isolate Atlit2015 ecotype Zavitan chromosome 3A, WEW_v2.0, whole genome shotgun sequence genome window above contains:
- the LOC119272498 gene encoding uncharacterized protein LOC119272498, yielding MDNPDLELQNNLTLQCLLMTCVPLLNGHPMLAATVHYYRMKKKGRDVLKGFKASKKRFANGSAKLNITFSEKLCGTVGMNYRSFKDDVVVIMKRKLPLTGVRTWSDIHPTIHRLIVADMIDRWDLEDTPETEEKILKIAKERYRGWRSTPSSTYKAYKTDAARLANLPEDLQPEEWEWMIEYFGTDSKFQVIYLYDHYLSTMCKDEMASLMLYLVSMN